One Halobacterium zhouii genomic region harbors:
- the surE gene encoding 5'/3'-nucleotidase SurE, with amino-acid sequence MTDSLSVLLTNDDGIDAPGIRALNDRLGDDHDVTVVAPKDEQSGCGQTRSFDALDYEERDVGYAVDGTPADCVVFSVGALDVSPDIVVSGCNDGPNLGAHILGRSGTVGAAMEAGFLGLPAVAVSLYDWEFEPGNGWNPAIEKFDVAADVTADLVPGFAAGDVLPTADYLTVNAPSADHAENPALRVTRPTEEYELQTTVTENGVDVQDRFWHQFHERDVPDPEGTDRRACVQNEVSITPLTTPHGVPDGVTPGGLL; translated from the coding sequence ATGACCGACTCGCTGTCCGTCCTCCTCACCAACGACGACGGAATCGACGCCCCCGGCATCCGCGCCCTCAACGACCGCCTCGGCGACGACCACGACGTCACCGTCGTCGCCCCGAAGGACGAACAATCCGGCTGCGGCCAGACCCGGTCGTTCGACGCACTCGACTACGAAGAACGCGACGTCGGCTACGCCGTCGACGGTACGCCCGCCGACTGCGTCGTCTTCTCCGTCGGCGCACTCGACGTCTCCCCCGATATCGTGGTCTCCGGCTGTAACGACGGCCCGAACCTCGGTGCACACATTCTCGGTCGCTCGGGCACCGTCGGCGCCGCCATGGAAGCCGGCTTCCTCGGCCTCCCCGCCGTCGCCGTCTCGCTCTACGACTGGGAGTTCGAACCCGGCAACGGCTGGAACCCTGCCATCGAGAAGTTCGACGTCGCTGCCGACGTCACCGCCGACCTCGTCCCCGGCTTCGCCGCCGGCGACGTCCTCCCCACCGCCGACTACCTCACCGTCAACGCCCCCTCCGCCGACCACGCCGAGAATCCGGCGCTCCGCGTCACCCGGCCGACCGAGGAGTACGAACTCCAGACCACCGTCACCGAGAACGGCGTCGACGTCCAGGACCGCTTCTGGCACCAGTTCCACGAACGCGACGTTCCCGACCCCGAAGGCACTGACCGCCGCGCCTGCGTCCAGAACGAAGTCAGTATCACCCCGCTCACCACCCCACACGGCGTCCCAGACGGCGTGACGCCTGGTGGGCTTCTCTAG
- a CDS encoding ZIP family metal transporter: MSRRDSTVVLVEWFVRIAGQDPLVQALVAGVIIAGLNLLGAVLILVWSDPSERSLDAALGFAAGVMLAASFTSLIIPGIELGGEGGVLKVIAGLLLGVAVLDQADRWVPHVHVLVTGRERGDQTVTDANVSSVVLFIVAITIHNMPEGLAVGVGFGSGNLEDAIPLMLAIGVQNIPEGLAVSVAAVNAGFDRLDYAALTGIRAGLVEIPLCLFGAWAVTAASSILPYAMGFAAGGMLFVISDEIVPETHTHGHERVATLGTMLGVVVMLYLDVVLASGG, encoded by the coding sequence GTGTCGCGTCGTGACAGTACAGTCGTGCTGGTCGAGTGGTTCGTTCGGATCGCGGGCCAGGATCCGCTCGTGCAGGCGCTGGTCGCTGGGGTCATCATCGCCGGCCTGAACCTCCTCGGTGCGGTGTTGATACTCGTCTGGTCGGACCCGAGCGAGCGCTCGCTGGACGCGGCGCTCGGGTTCGCGGCGGGCGTGATGCTCGCGGCGAGTTTCACGAGTCTCATCATCCCTGGAATCGAGTTGGGAGGCGAAGGCGGCGTGTTGAAGGTCATCGCCGGGCTTCTGCTCGGCGTTGCAGTGCTCGACCAGGCCGACCGGTGGGTGCCACACGTCCACGTCCTCGTCACCGGGCGGGAGCGCGGTGACCAGACGGTGACCGACGCGAACGTCAGTTCCGTGGTGCTGTTCATCGTCGCCATCACCATCCACAACATGCCAGAGGGGCTGGCGGTCGGCGTGGGGTTCGGGAGCGGGAACCTCGAGGACGCGATTCCGCTGATGCTCGCCATCGGCGTCCAGAACATCCCCGAGGGGCTGGCAGTGTCCGTGGCCGCCGTCAACGCGGGGTTCGACCGACTCGACTACGCGGCCCTCACGGGAATCCGCGCGGGCCTCGTGGAGATTCCGCTGTGTCTGTTCGGCGCGTGGGCGGTGACTGCCGCGTCCTCGATACTGCCGTACGCGATGGGCTTTGCGGCGGGCGGGATGTTGTTCGTCATCAGCGACGAAATCGTCCCGGAGACGCACACGCACGGCCACGAGCGGGTCGCCACGCTCGGCACCATGCTCGGCGTCGTGGTGATGTTGTATCTCGACGTCGTGCTCGCGTCGGGTGGCTGA
- a CDS encoding putative manganese transporter, translating into MALELLDIFLVSARDAYVQVSAFVAVTVVAFGLLQYWTRGALVERLEENERLQPLVGALLGLTPGCGGAIVVMPLYLRGSVSFGTVVATLAATAGDSAFVILALAPEAALYAYALAFLSAILTGYAIDRWGMGVSRVDSAVARLQPATDGGTTDGGTVHADACEVNPGRDHRLLTPLTHALHAAWWVLALAALALGVTYLLAGAPAVAFTFGLGFDGLFTVVGLAGTAVSVYLYAIGRRFVRSSPPGRGGTASSRYEAFRHAAFETSFVTVWVVAGYLAYEYGVAATGFDVQAAAAAAGLLAPIGGAIVGLIPGCGPQIVLATAYAEGAIPFSALAANAVSQDGDALFPLIAVDKTAAVVASIYTTLPALVVGVVLHALYGPMFGFGVV; encoded by the coding sequence ATGGCTCTCGAACTGTTGGATATCTTCCTCGTCTCCGCGCGCGACGCCTACGTGCAGGTCAGCGCGTTCGTCGCCGTCACCGTCGTCGCGTTCGGTCTCCTCCAGTACTGGACGCGCGGCGCGCTCGTCGAACGCCTCGAAGAAAACGAGCGACTGCAACCGCTCGTCGGCGCACTCCTCGGACTCACGCCGGGATGTGGCGGCGCCATCGTCGTGATGCCGCTGTACCTTCGCGGGAGTGTCTCCTTTGGCACCGTGGTGGCGACGCTCGCCGCGACCGCTGGTGACTCCGCGTTCGTGATTCTCGCGCTCGCCCCCGAGGCCGCGCTGTACGCCTACGCGCTCGCGTTCCTCTCGGCCATCCTCACCGGGTACGCCATCGACAGGTGGGGAATGGGCGTCTCGCGCGTCGACAGCGCGGTCGCACGCTTACAGCCAGCGACCGACGGCGGCACAACCGACGGTGGCACCGTGCACGCCGACGCCTGCGAGGTGAATCCGGGCCGCGACCACCGCCTACTCACGCCGCTGACGCACGCACTCCACGCCGCGTGGTGGGTGCTCGCGCTCGCCGCACTCGCGCTCGGCGTCACCTACCTCCTGGCCGGCGCGCCCGCCGTCGCGTTCACGTTCGGCCTCGGATTCGACGGTCTGTTCACTGTCGTCGGACTCGCGGGCACCGCCGTCTCCGTCTACCTCTACGCCATCGGGCGGCGCTTCGTCCGGAGTTCGCCGCCGGGCCGCGGCGGCACCGCGTCCTCGCGCTACGAGGCGTTCCGGCACGCCGCGTTCGAAACCAGTTTCGTCACCGTCTGGGTCGTCGCCGGCTACCTCGCCTACGAGTACGGCGTCGCCGCCACCGGATTCGACGTACAGGCCGCCGCCGCGGCCGCCGGTCTGCTCGCGCCCATCGGCGGCGCAATCGTCGGGCTGATTCCGGGTTGTGGTCCCCAGATCGTGCTCGCGACCGCGTACGCAGAGGGCGCAATCCCGTTCTCCGCGCTCGCCGCGAACGCCGTCAGTCAGGACGGGGACGCGCTGTTCCCACTCATCGCCGTGGACAAGACCGCCGCCGTCGTCGCGTCCATCTACACCACGCTACCCGCGCTCGTCGTCGGCGTCGTGTTGCACGCGCTCTACGGTCCGATGTTCGGATTCGGCGTCGTGTAG
- the rqcH gene encoding ribosome rescue protein RqcH encodes MDQKRELTSVDLVALTAELNDYQGAKVDKAYLYGDDLVRLKLRDFDRGRVELILEVGDTKRAHVAAPEHVPDAPGRPPNFAKMLRNRLSGADFHEVRQHGFDRVLEFEFRREDQDTTIVVELFGDGNVAVLDQNGEVVDALRTVRLKSRTVAAGSQYGFPSQRVDPLELDFEAFAAQMRDSDTDLVRTLATQLNFGGLYGEELCSRAGVEKTKDIEDATDEEFRALYDASERLFSAIRAGELDPRVYYEREDEQSESSDEANGEAVSREDEENGEGDSAGQKPRGHRVDVTSVALEEYSHLDCEPFGSFNAALDDYFTNIDTTEDEESGETASRPDFEAEIEKQQRIIEQQEGAIEDFAEQAEAEREKAELLYGNYDLVADLLAAVEDAKEAGVGWEDIEETFENAAGDVPGADAFVGVNESEGLIRVRLDDHTISLDPESGVEKNADRLYTEAKRVEEKQDGAREAIENTREELEALRERRDEWEAADNEDGEESDDEAAGDDEFEDVDWLSRASIPVRQQEQWYERFRWFRTSDGFLVLGGRDADQNEELVKKYMDGYDRFFHSEAHGGPITVLKTSAPSEPARDVDVPDASLRQAAQFAVCCSSVWKDGRGSGDAYMVQPDQVSKTPESGEYLEKGGFAVRGDRTYFRDLPAEWAVGIACEPNTRVLGGPIDAIRDQVATLIEIEPGRYAQGDAAKRIYREFRERFADQSFVRKVASPDEIQKFMPPGGSRIRD; translated from the coding sequence ATGGACCAGAAGCGGGAACTGACGAGCGTCGACCTCGTCGCCCTCACCGCCGAACTGAACGACTACCAGGGGGCGAAAGTCGACAAAGCCTACCTCTACGGGGACGACCTCGTCCGCCTGAAACTCCGGGACTTCGACCGCGGACGCGTCGAACTCATCCTCGAAGTCGGGGACACGAAGCGCGCGCACGTCGCCGCCCCCGAGCACGTACCGGACGCCCCGGGTCGACCCCCGAACTTCGCGAAGATGCTGCGCAACCGGCTCTCGGGCGCGGACTTCCACGAGGTCCGACAGCACGGCTTCGACCGCGTGCTCGAGTTCGAGTTCCGGCGCGAGGACCAGGACACCACCATCGTCGTGGAGCTGTTCGGCGACGGCAACGTCGCGGTACTCGACCAGAACGGCGAGGTCGTCGACGCGCTCCGGACCGTCCGCCTCAAGTCGCGGACGGTCGCCGCCGGCTCCCAGTACGGCTTCCCGAGCCAGCGCGTCGACCCGCTCGAACTCGACTTCGAGGCATTCGCCGCGCAGATGCGGGACTCAGACACCGACCTCGTGCGCACGCTCGCGACCCAACTCAACTTCGGCGGCCTCTACGGCGAGGAACTCTGTTCGCGCGCCGGCGTCGAGAAGACGAAGGACATCGAGGACGCTACTGACGAGGAGTTCCGCGCGCTCTACGACGCCAGCGAGCGCCTCTTCAGCGCTATTCGCGCAGGCGAACTCGACCCCCGCGTCTACTACGAACGCGAGGACGAACAGAGTGAATCCTCGGATGAAGCGAACGGCGAAGCCGTGAGCCGCGAAGACGAAGAGAACGGCGAGGGCGATTCGGCCGGACAGAAGCCCCGCGGCCACCGCGTCGACGTCACATCTGTCGCACTCGAGGAGTACAGCCACCTCGACTGCGAGCCCTTCGGCTCGTTCAACGCGGCCCTCGACGACTACTTCACGAACATCGACACCACGGAGGACGAGGAGAGCGGTGAGACGGCCAGTCGCCCGGACTTCGAGGCGGAGATCGAGAAACAGCAACGCATCATCGAACAGCAGGAGGGCGCCATCGAGGACTTCGCGGAGCAGGCCGAGGCCGAACGCGAGAAGGCCGAACTGCTCTACGGGAACTACGACCTCGTCGCGGACCTGCTGGCGGCCGTCGAGGACGCGAAAGAGGCGGGTGTCGGCTGGGAGGACATCGAGGAGACGTTCGAGAACGCGGCGGGCGACGTGCCGGGCGCCGACGCGTTCGTCGGCGTGAACGAGTCGGAGGGCCTGATTCGGGTTCGACTCGACGACCACACCATCAGCCTCGACCCCGAGTCCGGCGTCGAGAAGAACGCGGACCGCCTCTACACGGAGGCCAAGCGCGTCGAGGAAAAACAGGACGGCGCGCGCGAGGCCATCGAGAACACCCGCGAGGAACTCGAGGCGCTCCGCGAGCGCCGCGACGAGTGGGAGGCGGCCGACAACGAGGATGGTGAGGAGAGCGACGACGAGGCTGCCGGGGACGACGAGTTCGAGGACGTCGACTGGCTCTCCCGGGCGTCGATACCCGTCCGACAGCAAGAGCAGTGGTACGAGCGCTTCCGGTGGTTCCGCACCTCGGACGGCTTCCTCGTGCTCGGCGGCCGGGACGCCGACCAGAACGAGGAACTCGTGAAGAAGTACATGGACGGCTACGACCGCTTCTTCCACTCGGAGGCCCACGGCGGCCCCATCACTGTGCTGAAGACCTCGGCGCCGAGCGAACCGGCGCGGGACGTCGACGTTCCCGACGCGAGTCTCCGGCAGGCCGCGCAGTTCGCAGTGTGTTGTTCCTCGGTCTGGAAGGACGGCCGTGGGTCCGGCGACGCTTACATGGTGCAACCCGACCAGGTGTCCAAGACGCCCGAGAGCGGCGAGTACCTGGAGAAGGGGGGCTTCGCCGTTCGCGGCGACCGGACGTACTTCCGGGACCTGCCGGCGGAGTGGGCGGTCGGCATCGCCTGCGAACCGAACACCCGAGTGCTCGGCGGCCCCATCGACGCGATCCGGGACCAGGTGGCGACGCTCATCGAGATAGAACCGGGCCGCTACGCGCAGGGCGACGCCGCAAAGCGCATCTACCGAGAGTTCCGCGAGCGCTTCGCGGACCAGTCGTTCGTCCGGAAGGTCGCCAGCCCCGACGAAATCCAGAAGTTCATGCCGCCGGGCGGCAGCCGGATCCGGGACTGA
- a CDS encoding DUF378 domain-containing protein: MNLIDWTALALVVVGALNWGLVGIGYFVDAAANWNLVNIVFGSIPELEFAVYLLVGLAGVYGVYFASKVAGVETSDSGMDVGERTTPK; encoded by the coding sequence ATGAACCTCATCGACTGGACCGCACTCGCACTCGTCGTCGTCGGCGCGCTGAACTGGGGTCTCGTCGGCATCGGATACTTCGTGGACGCGGCCGCGAACTGGAACCTCGTCAACATCGTCTTCGGGTCGATCCCCGAACTGGAGTTCGCGGTCTACCTCCTCGTCGGCCTCGCCGGCGTCTACGGGGTCTACTTCGCGTCGAAGGTCGCGGGCGTCGAGACGTCCGACTCCGGGATGGACGTGGGCGAGCGCACCACGCCGAAGTAA
- a CDS encoding CopG family ribbon-helix-helix protein, protein MRTSLNVPDDLLAAFDETWQAEGIDSRSRAVREAMQEYAERHASLEDAAGEVVAALVFDYDHHEVIEELHTVQHDYQDVMQSTSHVHQGEWCLETAFCRGSAERVRELVYDLRNFDGVGRVKVTSLEPTA, encoded by the coding sequence ATGCGAACGAGTCTGAACGTTCCGGACGACCTGCTCGCGGCCTTCGACGAGACGTGGCAGGCCGAGGGCATCGACTCGCGCTCGCGCGCTGTGCGCGAGGCGATGCAGGAGTACGCCGAGCGCCACGCCTCCCTGGAGGACGCCGCGGGCGAGGTGGTCGCGGCGCTCGTCTTCGACTACGACCACCACGAGGTCATCGAGGAACTCCACACCGTCCAGCACGACTATCAGGACGTGATGCAGTCCACGAGTCACGTCCACCAGGGCGAGTGGTGTCTGGAGACGGCGTTCTGCCGCGGGTCAGCCGAGCGCGTCCGCGAACTCGTCTACGACCTCCGGAACTTCGACGGCGTCGGGCGCGTCAAGGTGACTTCACTCGAACCGACGGCGTAG
- a CDS encoding mRNA surveillance protein pelota has product MQLKDRHRTEGEHEQITLVPESLDDLWHLAYVLEPGDLVSGDTHRRIQRNDDQMRDTGGEREHMYVTIDVEDVEFHKFSNRLRVSGTIVDCSREDQLNMHHTLNVEEREEIEVEKIWKADQLERLEEAVEATDQPEVAIATVEEGNAHIHVVAQYGIDEHGSFSGTTGKGENERGRDELFGELATALSHLDADAIILAGPGFTKQDALDYVEEEYPDLAGKITTVDTGAVGERGVHEVLKRGAVDDVQEQTRIAEESELIDELTEQIATDGKAAYGIEEVEKAVEFGAVESLLVLDERLRVERAGEGDWDVDVNELVTQVEQQGGDVTVFSHEFAPGEQLRNLGGIAAVLRYRLD; this is encoded by the coding sequence ATGCAACTGAAGGACCGCCACCGCACCGAGGGCGAGCACGAGCAGATTACGCTCGTGCCGGAGTCCCTCGACGACCTGTGGCACCTCGCGTACGTCCTCGAACCCGGCGACCTCGTGTCCGGGGACACCCACCGCCGCATCCAGCGCAACGACGACCAGATGCGGGACACGGGCGGGGAGCGCGAGCACATGTACGTCACCATCGACGTGGAGGACGTGGAGTTCCACAAGTTCTCGAACCGTCTCCGCGTCTCGGGGACCATCGTAGACTGCTCCCGAGAGGACCAGTTGAACATGCACCACACGCTGAACGTCGAGGAACGCGAGGAAATCGAGGTCGAGAAGATCTGGAAGGCCGACCAGTTAGAGCGCCTGGAGGAGGCCGTCGAGGCCACCGACCAGCCGGAGGTCGCCATCGCCACCGTCGAGGAGGGGAACGCCCACATTCACGTCGTCGCGCAGTACGGCATCGACGAACACGGCTCGTTCTCGGGGACCACCGGGAAAGGCGAGAACGAACGCGGACGCGACGAACTGTTCGGCGAGCTGGCGACCGCGCTCTCGCACCTCGACGCCGACGCCATCATCCTCGCCGGCCCCGGCTTCACGAAGCAGGACGCGCTGGACTACGTCGAGGAGGAGTACCCCGACCTTGCGGGGAAGATTACGACCGTGGATACGGGCGCGGTCGGCGAGCGTGGCGTTCACGAGGTGCTCAAGCGCGGCGCCGTCGACGACGTCCAGGAGCAGACCCGCATCGCCGAGGAGTCCGAACTCATCGACGAACTCACCGAGCAGATCGCGACCGACGGGAAGGCCGCGTACGGCATCGAGGAAGTCGAGAAGGCCGTCGAGTTCGGCGCCGTCGAGAGCCTGCTCGTGCTCGACGAACGCCTGCGCGTGGAGCGCGCGGGCGAGGGCGACTGGGACGTCGACGTCAACGAACTCGTGACGCAGGTCGAACAGCAGGGCGGCGACGTCACCGTGTTCAGCCACGAGTTCGCGCCCGGTGAGCAGTTGCGGAACCTCGGCGGCATCGCCGCTGTCCTGCGGTATCGGCTGGATTGA
- a CDS encoding MBL fold metallo-hydrolase, translated as MRLTFLGTGSAMPTGERMQTGLLLEDGDDRLLVDCGSGVLHTLARTDVGYEGVDTVLLTHHHLDHVSDLLPLLKARWLAGEESLTVVGPEGTEDLVTDLLSVHDYLQDRVDLTLRDIEPSAASDDADGVDESESFEVAGFDVDAIETEHSMFGYAYRFDDDLVFSGDTEALPEMAEFADDASVLVHDCSFPDEVDVANHPTPTQLGESLAGADVEELYLTHLYPHTDGKHDEMKASIAEHFDGEIQFARDGLVVDVST; from the coding sequence ATGCGACTGACGTTCCTCGGCACCGGGAGCGCGATGCCGACCGGCGAGCGAATGCAGACCGGACTGCTGCTGGAAGACGGTGACGACCGCTTGCTCGTGGACTGCGGGAGCGGCGTCCTGCACACGCTCGCGCGCACCGACGTCGGCTACGAGGGCGTGGACACCGTCCTGCTCACGCACCACCACCTCGACCACGTCAGCGACCTCCTGCCGTTGCTCAAGGCGCGCTGGCTCGCGGGCGAGGAGTCCCTCACCGTCGTCGGCCCCGAGGGCACCGAGGACCTCGTCACCGACCTGCTCTCCGTCCACGACTACCTGCAGGACAGAGTCGACCTCACGCTGCGTGACATCGAGCCGTCGGCGGCGTCCGACGACGCAGACGGCGTCGATGAGTCGGAGAGCTTCGAAGTGGCAGGCTTCGACGTGGACGCCATCGAGACGGAGCACTCGATGTTCGGGTACGCCTACCGCTTCGACGACGACCTCGTGTTCAGCGGCGACACCGAGGCGCTTCCCGAGATGGCGGAGTTCGCGGACGACGCGTCGGTGCTCGTCCACGACTGCTCGTTCCCCGACGAGGTAGACGTGGCGAACCACCCGACCCCCACCCAGTTGGGCGAATCGCTCGCCGGCGCCGACGTCGAGGAACTCTACCTCACGCACCTCTACCCGCACACCGACGGCAAACACGACGAGATGAAGGCGTCTATCGCGGAGCACTTCGACGGCGAGATTCAGTTCGCGCGCGACGGACTCGTGGTCGACGTTTCGACGTAG
- a CDS encoding ATP-dependent helicase yields the protein MGTESEAALSAGESAARTDREVLDRLDPAVREWWIERFGSPDQDGGCLTPPQRRAIPLIHEEENALIAAPTGSGKTLASFTAILNELFQREQDEGLENGVYCLYVSPLKSLANDIERNLANPLSGIAENLAERGVETDVRQAIRHGDTTDYERRQMLEEAPHVLNTTPETLAILLNSPKFRERLSHVEYVVVDEIHSLAGGKRGTHLSVSLERLQRLAGGFTRIGCSATVEPLSDIARFLVGFEENAEPGAEQYDETEQDREPRDCEIVDARFSRDYDLELRCPTSDLVNASSGAINDAFYEELGGLVEGHENTLVFTNTRSGAERVLENLRERGVVAEADSACHHGSLSKDRRKDVEERLKEGSLDVVTTSTSLELGIDMPHVDLVVQVGSPKSVASLLQRVGRAGHRPGRTVTGRVIALDRDELVECAVMLRQAERGFVDRVHIPERADDVAAQHVYGMAIAGPLRESEVKATLRSAYPYRDYDDDAYERLLRYLTADYEGMEDRNVYAKVWRDENDPPEGQHHYSEFDVGRTLVGKRGRLARPILLQNLGTIPDSFTVNVYTRGDDEWVGQLDESYLDTLEAGDVFVLGGDRFAYRYRRGSKVYVDPTSERATVPSWFSERLPLSYDLGREIARFQSELLNHYEDGGASAVRRWLREFPLDGNAVRALSRLFDDQIRYAGADSVSTGERIAIEEVKDRGDYRRRYHVRVPFGRRFNDGLSRVLAYRCAQEANANVAVSVADNGFTLSMPLNRKVDVAGLLRDTEPGDVRDLLRRALRDTDLLKRYFRINATRSLMILKRYKGSEKSASKQQVASEMLLGFAEELDEFAVMEETYRELTEDKLDLAGVREVLARVQAGDVTVRETTLESPSPRSFGLATLSASDVVLSEDEDAVLREFHERVREQLEE from the coding sequence ATGGGGACGGAGTCGGAGGCGGCGTTGTCGGCGGGTGAGAGCGCCGCCCGTACCGACCGCGAGGTGCTCGACCGACTCGACCCCGCGGTGCGGGAGTGGTGGATAGAGCGCTTCGGCAGCCCCGACCAGGACGGCGGGTGTTTGACGCCGCCACAGCGCCGCGCGATTCCGCTGATTCACGAGGAGGAGAACGCGCTCATCGCGGCGCCGACGGGGAGCGGAAAGACGCTCGCGTCGTTTACCGCAATCCTGAACGAGTTGTTCCAGCGAGAGCAGGACGAGGGGCTGGAGAACGGCGTCTACTGCCTGTACGTGTCGCCGCTGAAGTCCCTCGCGAACGACATCGAGCGGAACCTCGCGAATCCGCTGTCGGGCATCGCGGAGAACCTCGCGGAGCGCGGCGTGGAGACGGACGTCCGGCAGGCGATCCGGCACGGGGACACGACGGACTACGAGCGCCGGCAGATGCTCGAGGAGGCGCCACACGTCCTGAACACGACACCCGAGACGCTCGCTATCCTGCTGAACTCGCCGAAGTTCCGGGAACGCCTCTCGCACGTCGAGTACGTCGTCGTGGACGAGATTCACAGTCTCGCGGGCGGGAAGCGCGGCACGCACCTCTCGGTGAGTTTAGAGCGCTTGCAGCGACTCGCCGGCGGGTTCACGCGAATCGGCTGTTCTGCGACGGTCGAACCGCTGTCGGACATCGCGCGCTTTCTCGTCGGATTCGAGGAGAACGCGGAACCCGGCGCCGAACAATACGATGAGACGGAGCAGGACCGCGAGCCCCGGGACTGCGAAATCGTGGACGCGCGGTTCTCGCGGGACTACGACCTCGAACTGCGGTGTCCGACGTCGGACCTCGTGAACGCGTCGAGTGGCGCGATAAACGACGCGTTCTACGAGGAGTTGGGCGGACTCGTCGAGGGCCACGAGAACACGCTCGTGTTCACGAACACGCGGTCCGGGGCAGAGCGCGTCCTCGAGAACCTCCGGGAGCGCGGCGTGGTCGCCGAAGCGGACTCGGCGTGCCACCACGGCAGTCTCTCGAAGGACCGCCGGAAGGACGTCGAGGAGCGCCTGAAGGAGGGGAGTCTGGACGTGGTGACGACGTCGACGAGCCTCGAACTCGGCATCGACATGCCCCACGTCGATCTGGTGGTGCAGGTCGGGTCGCCCAAGTCCGTTGCCAGCCTGCTCCAGCGGGTCGGGCGCGCGGGCCATCGCCCCGGCAGGACCGTGACGGGCCGCGTCATCGCGCTCGACCGCGACGAACTCGTGGAGTGTGCGGTGATGCTCCGGCAGGCAGAGCGCGGGTTCGTGGACCGCGTCCACATCCCGGAACGCGCCGACGACGTGGCCGCCCAGCACGTCTACGGGATGGCGATCGCGGGGCCACTCCGGGAGTCCGAGGTGAAGGCGACCCTGCGCTCGGCGTACCCCTACCGGGACTACGACGATGACGCGTACGAGCGCCTGCTGCGCTATCTCACCGCGGACTACGAGGGGATGGAGGACCGGAACGTCTACGCGAAGGTGTGGCGCGACGAGAACGACCCGCCGGAGGGACAACACCACTACTCGGAGTTCGACGTGGGGCGGACGCTCGTCGGGAAGCGCGGCCGCCTCGCGCGCCCGATTTTACTCCAGAATCTCGGCACGATTCCGGACTCCTTTACGGTGAACGTCTACACCCGGGGTGACGACGAGTGGGTCGGGCAACTCGACGAGAGCTACCTCGACACGCTCGAGGCGGGCGACGTGTTCGTGCTCGGCGGCGACCGGTTCGCGTACCGCTACCGCCGCGGGTCGAAGGTGTACGTCGACCCGACGAGCGAGCGCGCGACCGTGCCGTCGTGGTTCTCCGAGCGCCTCCCGCTCTCGTACGACCTCGGCAGGGAGATCGCGCGCTTCCAGTCCGAGTTACTGAACCACTACGAGGACGGCGGCGCGTCGGCGGTGCGGCGGTGGCTCCGCGAATTCCCGCTGGACGGCAACGCGGTGCGGGCGCTCTCCCGCCTGTTCGACGACCAGATACGGTACGCGGGCGCGGACAGCGTGAGCACCGGCGAGCGCATCGCCATCGAGGAGGTCAAAGACCGCGGCGACTACCGGCGGCGTTACCACGTCCGCGTCCCGTTCGGAAGGCGGTTCAACGACGGTCTCTCGCGGGTGCTGGCGTACCGCTGCGCGCAGGAGGCGAACGCGAACGTCGCGGTGTCGGTGGCGGACAACGGCTTCACGCTGTCGATGCCGCTGAACCGCAAGGTCGACGTTGCGGGCCTTCTCCGGGACACCGAACCCGGGGACGTCCGGGACCTGTTGCGGCGCGCGCTCCGAGACACGGACCTCCTCAAACGGTACTTCCGCATCAACGCGACGCGCTCGCTGATGATACTCAAGCGGTACAAGGGCTCCGAGAAGTCCGCGAGCAAACAGCAGGTCGCGAGCGAGATGCTGCTGGGGTTCGCCGAGGAGTTAGACGAGTTCGCGGTGATGGAGGAGACCTACCGGGAACTGACGGAGGACAAACTCGACCTCGCGGGCGTCCGGGAGGTGCTGGCGAGAGTGCAGGCGGGCGACGTGACGGTCCGCGAGACCACGCTCGAGTCGCCGTCGCCGCGCTCGTTCGGCCTGGCGACGCTGTCCGCGAGCGACGTGGTGCTCTCGGAGGACGAGGACGCGGTGTTGCGGGAGTTCCACGAGCGGGTGCGCGAGCAACTGGAAGAGTGA
- a CDS encoding DUF6789 family protein, with translation MKDWRAAIVAGVPATAVLILVLLASDVLTGTEINPFQLLAGFVGLNQQFLGFVLFVLVGIFGWPLMFLSFAGFLPGGTDAGRGLVFSIVLWVGFISAFAAPFGDGIVTFLVASLLAHVAYGVVLGGTYDRLAVHDIGEV, from the coding sequence ATGAAAGACTGGAGAGCAGCCATCGTGGCCGGCGTTCCGGCCACCGCGGTCCTCATCCTCGTGTTGCTGGCCAGCGACGTCCTGACGGGAACGGAGATCAACCCGTTCCAGTTACTCGCCGGATTCGTCGGTCTGAACCAGCAGTTCCTCGGCTTCGTGCTGTTCGTGCTCGTCGGCATCTTCGGGTGGCCGCTCATGTTCCTGAGTTTCGCCGGCTTCCTCCCCGGCGGCACTGACGCGGGCCGCGGACTGGTGTTCAGCATCGTGCTCTGGGTCGGCTTCATCAGCGCGTTTGCCGCCCCGTTCGGGGACGGTATCGTGACGTTCCTCGTCGCGTCGCTGCTCGCGCACGTCGCGTACGGCGTGGTGCTCGGCGGGACGTACGACCGACTCGCCGTCCACGACATCGGCGAAGTTTGA